One segment of Anatilimnocola aggregata DNA contains the following:
- a CDS encoding chemotaxis protein CheW, which yields MASEKGSGTSQSFILFELANTAYALKSDVVQQMEMVEQITPVPNSPSFVDGVVFVRGQVVPVVNLRARFGFDRTVRDLRTRLMVVTHAGRTVGLLVDSAREFITVSTEAINQPPETITALSGRYLAGIASIGERLVLILDVAEVLNFQEIAAPTP from the coding sequence ATGGCGTCTGAAAAAGGAAGCGGAACGAGCCAATCGTTCATCCTGTTCGAGTTGGCTAACACGGCCTACGCGCTAAAGAGCGACGTGGTGCAGCAAATGGAGATGGTGGAGCAAATTACTCCTGTCCCCAATTCGCCTTCGTTCGTCGATGGAGTGGTGTTCGTGCGTGGACAGGTAGTGCCTGTCGTAAACCTGCGAGCTCGCTTTGGGTTTGATCGCACCGTGCGAGACTTGCGGACGCGCTTGATGGTGGTTACTCACGCGGGAAGAACGGTGGGCCTGTTGGTCGACTCCGCGCGCGAGTTCATCACGGTCAGCACCGAGGCCATCAATCAACCTCCTGAAACAATCACTGCCCTGAGTGGCAGATACTTGGCTGGGATTGCCAGCATCGGCGAACGACTGGTTCTGATTCTCGATGTCGCTGAAGTACTGAATTTTCAAGAAATCGCTGCTCCTACACCTTGA